One genomic window of Aethina tumida isolate Nest 87 chromosome 3, icAetTumi1.1, whole genome shotgun sequence includes the following:
- the LOC109608584 gene encoding mediator of RNA polymerase II transcription subunit 22 produces the protein MSMPRSLPQSKEALLKSYRTRLKDDVKSMLENFEEIVKLAKGEHDTQLSRMTQCEQDTYEMHVRASNIVRAGESLMKLVSDIKQYLILNDFPSVNEAITQNSKLFRTKQTECDQKLMSLRDDMAADLYDLEEEYYSSLNK, from the exons atgtcgaTGCCAAGATCTTTGCCACAAAGCAAGGAAGCTTTATTAAAATCGTACCGAACCAGATTGAAAGACGACGTTAAAAGTATGCTCGAAAATTTTGAAG aaattgtaaaattagcAAAAGGAGAACACGATACTCAATTATCAAGGATGACTCAGTGTGAACAAGATACATATGAAATGCATGTGAGAGCATCTAATATTGTTCGAGCAGGTGAATCTCTTATGAAACTAGTGTCTGATATCAAGCAGTACCTGATTTTGAACGACTTTCCCTCCGTTAACGAAGCCATCACACAAAATTCCAAACTATttag aacaaAACAAACAGAATGTGATCAAAAACTAATGTCTCTGAGAGATGATATGGCTGCAGATTTATATGATTTAGAAGAAGAGTATTATAGTAGtcttaataaatag